The sequence CCCGGGAAACTGCTGAGATCACGCTGCTCGTGGTGCACTGCACCGAGCTACCCGATCTGGCGACGGCTCGCCAGTTTGCCGAACGAATTCACTATCCGAAATCCGGCACGGGCAACGCCGGCCACTTTTATATCGATCGGGACGGGGCCGTGACCCAGTACGTTCCCCTTGATCGGGTCGCTCACCACGTGGTCGGGCTCAACCGACATTCGATTGGCGTGGAGCTGGTCAACCTCGGACGCTACCCGAACTGGCTACATAGCCAGCAGCAAAAGATGAATGAGCCCTACCCGCGCCCGCAGGTTGATGCGCTGGCGGCTCTGATTCGCTGGCTCGAGGATGAGGTTCCCACACTCAAACAGATTGCGGGCCATGAAGATCTCGACCGACGGCTGGTCAGTGCCAGCGACCAACCGCAGCGACAGGTGCATCGAAAGCGCGATCCCGGTCCGCTGTTTCCGTGGCTGGAGCTGCTAAGTGCCATCGGGCTTCAGCGATTGAATCCCGACGACACCGGCGACGAGGCGGCAACACCGGAGACGGAAACCCGCTTGTAGTCCCCCCGAGAGGGACCCTCTTGGTCAGTCAGCTAGCTGCGGAACAGCGATTGCGGACAATCCATACCGGCAGCAGTTATTGCTCCCACTAGGGCCATTTCGGCTTATTTGCCCGATATCGGCGGTCAGACTGAAACGGCATAACCGTTCAACATCGCCACAAAGACTATGAAATAGCAAACTAGACCGATTAAAGACGCTATCAAATAGTACTTTGCATGAGAGTCACGTTTGAGTCGTTTCTGGAGGCCCGTTACCAGCAGACGTGTTGTCGGCAATAGTGCAGCAATCAACCAGAAAAAGCTGACGATATACAGCAAAAAAGCCAACCGGAAAGGAGTTCCAAGAAATCCCAAAAAGTATCCTGCTGTTGCGGCAATACATGACGATGGCCAGAACAACACTGGTATACGCAGGTAGGAGGATAGATCCGGCGGCGAGTTCACTCAGCAGAAAATC is a genomic window of Pseudomonadota bacterium containing:
- a CDS encoding N-acetylmuramoyl-L-alanine amidase, with protein sequence MDRIRKRWLPYIDGLEARETAEITLLVVHCTELPDLATARQFAERIHYPKSGTGNAGHFYIDRDGAVTQYVPLDRVAHHVVGLNRHSIGVELVNLGRYPNWLHSQQQKMNEPYPRPQVDALAALIRWLEDEVPTLKQIAGHEDLDRRLVSASDQPQRQVHRKRDPGPLFPWLELLSAIGLQRLNPDDTGDEAATPETETRL